The stretch of DNA GTATATTTACATATATGTATCTACAGGAGAACAAATTTAACTTACAAAATAAAACAGCGATAACTGGCTATACAAATATTTCACTGGTATTTTGCAATATCACCAAAAAGTTGCCAAGACTCGAAAAATAAATGAATAGCTCTTATGAACATATGTGTAGCACTATGGCAGAGAGCAACAAACCCTCGCTCACCTTTCTCCCGGTGCCTTCCATCCCTGAATCCCTGAGTAGACTCTCCATTTCCATATCAGCACATGACAGGTATGTTTTTAAAGTCAAATTATTTAAAAGTGATTAGATTACATCAAACTACTATTTGTGTCCTTTCAAAATGATTGTTACCACTGTTGGAGAATGGCTtattagtgccggtccctgtgaCCGGGactaaatggccggcactaacgtgacaaCACGCTAGTGCCGGCTACTGTGACCGGCACCAACGTGCGCTGCCACGCCCCACCCCACCCGCCCAGACAtccactttagtgccggctggtattactagccggcactaaatgttttttttatacAAATTGCTGTGGGTATTTGTGTCGTATTAGGACCATATTACAGACTAATATTAGGACCGTATTAGTACCATATTGCACACTAATATTAGGACCGCATCACACTaatataatattatatatattagTAACTTATTGCACCCTTACAAATCGATTTAAAAAAAACACGCCGACGGCGCCGACACGCGGTGGTCGGAGCCCCTAGAGCTCTGGTCGACCCACACGTCTTGCTCTGGCGTGTCCAGAAAGAGCTTCACGTCCGCCTCTTGCTCGAGCTGGCCTCGAGCCTCGGCCCACGACGCTGGCATGGCCGTCTTCGCTCGCCAGGCCCCCGTAGCTCGTCCAGGCCGCCGTCGCTCGCCAGGCTGCCGCAGCTCGTCCAGGCCGCCGTCAGCGCTCGCCAGGCCGCCGCCAGGCTCGAGCCCCCATGGCCATAGCGGCCTGCCTCGCGCTGCTTGCTCCACCTTCCTGGTTCGAGCTTGCTCCATCTCGGGACACTCCCTGGAAGGACACGATTCAAATGTCAAGCAAACGTCAAACTTTCAAACAAAAAATACTCCCTGAATACTCCACTGATTCAAACAAGATTTGGACCATAGATGCACGGCCACAAGATCTAATAGATCCAGGAAAAAGATCATGAAACAATCAAAAAACCACTGTGAATCGAGTGAAATTCCGAACGACTGTTCTAGGAACGCGATTTGGGGAAAACTCAAAATCCGAGTCGATTTGCAAGAGATTCGAGTGGAGATTAAATCAAAGATGCACACAAGAATCCTAGCAACAAAATCCCTCAAACAAGTTTATGAATCCACACTGAAATCGCCAGCTTCAGCGagcccagcgccgccacgcACTCACCGGCGACCGGGCAAGCTCAAAGCGGGGTCGCACGTGCCTacccacccgccgccgctgaAGCTCTGCACAGGTCGGGCCCCCTCCCTCCTGCAGGTGGCCGCAGGGGCAAGGCCAGCGATGGGCAGGGGGCTTCTCCACGGAGTTCAAGAGAGAGCTGAGAGAGAGAGTTTAGGTGAGTGGGGACAGATATTTCGAGAGAGAGCTGCGAGAGGTGAGAAGATAAAGACTAGCTCTCACAAGGTGCGTGGGCTCGTTCCAAATTTTTAATGCGCGCCGACTGCGTTTAAGTTTTGTAGGGGCAGCCAGGGGCGTTTAAGTGTTGacgtttagtgccggctagaaacaccagccggcactaatttgcccgtgccaagttagtgccggttGGGCttcccagccggcactaacatgtcTTCTGACCGTTGTGGCTGCTGTGTTGACCGTTGGGggatggcacgttagtgccggttgggatgtctagccggcactaacgtgcttgCCGGGTTCTGTtcaggcacgttagtgccgacTCCTtgttgaccggcactaacgtgctggtacTAATGTGGCTTTCTCCAGTAGTGTACAACGCAGTCAACTATCATCAAAATCATCCGTTGGTGTTCCATTGCTCACAATCTCATTGTCCAATGGCGTCATTTTCTGTATTTGTTTGGTTCAGCAAGGATGTCACACCTACAGTAAAGACATTTGAGTCAGCGGCTTCTTATCCTGACATATTTGCAAGTTTATTGGAAGGACAAGGTACCTGGTGGTTTGATACTATTGTTAGTAACTGCACTCTCggcattttttttaaatggCAGGCTTTCCTCCTCTTACTATTaagctctgtttttttttctgctaGCAAGCTTGCATATATACACAGTGGTAACACCTATAACCATGGACGATGTTTATATACACAGCAAGACTAACCAaacaattataaaaataattctTGACAAAATAGTACCATGGTTGTTCTCTTGGATATTAGATCCTTCACGATTTGGTCACTTACAATGGTTGCAAGTGTTTGTGATGTCTCCAAGTGGGTGACGACCATCCATTGCAGGGGACCTACTATGTAATGAAAACATATCGATGCAATGATCTGCACAACAAAAACTAAATGAATGATACTACTATAGTAGTCCTCTACCATAGAGCATTGCAGTGAATCATAAATAACACGTGCACTTGCATCAAGGTTCATGATTGCTTACAAAGCGAATTGAATCAAGAATAGAACAAGAAGAGGGGAGCATCATAAAGAGGGAAACCGATGGAGAAAGAGCATAACCTTGAGTATGTTGGGGGCTCGGTCCTTCTTTTGCTGGACTCACCATGTCGGGTGGCGTGGTTGACCAGATCGCCGAGACAGCGGCAATCAGTGGTGATGCGATCGGCAAGAGATCGGGACCCCAGACCGCACGTCATCTCCACCAAGGTTTTTACACCTAGGCGATAAGGCGTGAGGTGAGGCGACGCcttatttatttgtaaaacaCGTTTATTTACTTTTAAAACACATACATTTACctgtaaaagaaaagaaaaaatagaggACCACTGGGCCTAGAGGTGGAAAACAGGCCCATCAAAGCCCAACCCAATTAACCCATCCCCCACTCCCCCTCCACCTTATCGCCAACCCTAACAAGCCGCCTCTGCCTCTCCTCCCATCCCCACATCTCGCCGCCTCTGCTGCCTTTCCTCCGATCCCGCCtctctgcgcctcctcctccgaccgcgtcgccgccgccgctgcttgcccaccgcccttctcctcctcctcctccgccgccctcctccgcctccgcctctacCGCCGCCAGCCCCTACCTCCGCACGATGCAagaccagaggaggaggaggaggaaggataGGAGGTGGAGGCGCGGCTCCGTCCCCTGGCAGGGCGGCACTGGAACCGGCGGCAAGGCGAGGTATGGCAAGGCGTCGCCGACGCCCAAACTTTTTTACCGctcggacgcctaggcgacgcctaggcaaTGCCTTAAAATCCTTGATCTCCACAATGTGTTGCTGGACTGCTGGAGGGGATCCTCTCTGTCTGGGGCAGCAGGCCGCCCTCGCCGGGCCATCGAGAAACTGTAGTCAGTCGTCACCATGCCGTGCTGCGCGATGGAATCCTCGTCGTAAGCAAGTCAACATATGCCAGTATCATCTTCTCCTCCGTGTTTTATATTACTTAATTAATAGTACAATACCTACTGACTAATTGCAATATGATGTAAAAAATGCCAACGGaccatgtgttatcgccataaattaacagggttaattaatgggccgcaagcGAGTTGGGCTTGAAGCAagaattaaagaaggcttgagaatcggctcctgcgtgactATTTGGGCCGTGCAGGCCATgaatctttagatttagtttagttTGGATTAAAGATAGAGTCTGATTTGGACGCGTtaggtttagattgtttcccaagtctccggactataaatatgtaccttatgATATTCGTAACGAAGAGAacatcatcacgttttgcaacaacactTTGGCGCAACgccgcccctaattctagggtttcatccaagtaagcgtcatgctgccctgatcgtcttcttgcgatcagggcagcattgttcttacctttaccttggtattactcgtactgaagtattttttatggcgagtaatgctaattatcttgatgttcgtagcatgatttttagtaaatctatcatgctcttgttgtttaccatctacgaatatcatgttttctCTATGCGTTCATGCTTTGATCTtaagctaattctcgttgcaaagGATTAGttgcgtagagataacaccttgcttcttttctatctagtagatccaatctgttatggtttgttcttattttataaggattagctcaatatccactaggttaggccttgcaaacggattagatattccggtgatgtaatagatgctttgttctagccttgatagggattgttccggaaatcggctcttgctagttcttaggcctctgtttttttgttatggtttagttatctgttatactcgctaggcctagttacatgtaggatgttccgatctagcgaaGCTATTACTATCGTGGGTTGGATTAGctagattcaattgaagcaagttACGTGTGGGAcactcatcaacaacaacgcccgccgCAGAGATAACTGGACCTCAAGATCAAGCGCccgttccgccggtcaccaaacttgtcacgtatgaagagctgactccagaacacaagcaaaaaatatgatgaggtcaaagctcagttcgaaacCGATCTCATCGgttctttcgagaggacccgcaaccacggcatcaggtggaaggggttctcacccgagggcgctctcgacaacgttgacctgtccgtgccgtcagaggagcgcaccagggccctacgccaggagatgaattatatggtggctcacacgcttcatcggcactcagaaagcctggtgaacgagctcgagcgcgtggcacatcgcgttgtccaggaggtgatcaagaaccagtactccccatcgggaccagtCCTGGGGAGCCACAGAggggaagctgcattgcaatTTAGGCCGCCAGTATCATACTCGCTCACGGCAGCAGGAccgcagagttcgccgatctacgtcgtctacaagatcggcggtgaccccgGGGAGGgacagttcctgagcgagccgcccaaggagatcccgcacggctacacgtgcgtgtacatacctgacaatatcAACCCAACACGTGCGGGACAGCTGGTGAGTACAGGGGCCTCAGGGGCAGATGCgcctctctattttttttggtTGCGTGCCTGTGATGATTGAGTATGGAGGGAGGAACAGTAGAGTACCAGGAAAATTGTTTTGCAGCGGTGGAGAGGGTAGAGGGCAGTGCCATCGACGAGCTCCATTCCTGAGCGTTCATTCAGACAGACAGAGATTGGAATCAGATGTAGCTAGGGGAGCCACCGGCCAGGGGATcaggtggccgccgccggacaCGCGTGCacctgggaggaggaggaggccggagggggcagtcgccgccgacgccaccaaGGGGCGTCGccggccaaaccctagccctgaCCTGGAGGAATGCGCGACGGGGAAGGGGTCTCGACGGCGGGGGATTCACCGCGCCTGTCCGGGGTCCGTCGCCACGCCCCTCTTCTGCCGCCGGTGATGGGGAGGCCGTCGCGGACGCCAAAGCCTCGCCGGAGGAGGCCGTTCAGCGATACGCCGAGAAGGAGGCCCTGTTGGCCGCCGGTCCTCCACCGCTGCCCAGATCCGCGGACCCTGCGCCGCCCGGAGCAGGGGACGGGCCTCGCCATGGGCCGCCGCGTGCCGTGTCTCCGCCTCGCCatccccccccccgccccgccatggccgccgccgcgcgccggtcCTGTCATCGCTCCGCGCAGGGGACCGagcagggagggaggaggggtgtgCGGTGGGGGATGAGGAGCGAGGAGCGAGGAGGTCCGGCGCAACGAGGCAGGGTCGCAGGGAAGAGGGGAAGGAAGGGGATCGACGCCGCGGTGGGAGGGGAGGGATCAAGGAGAACTCGACACTGCAATcacagaagctgccggaccaaTAGGATGGTGGGTACGCATGGATGGGTAGAGAAGCCCGCGGTGAAAAAAAAACGGAGTGGGGGCGCGCCCTCGCGAACAGGGAGGGCGCGACGATTTCAGTCTGCCATCCTCTCCTGTCAAACATTTGGTGCTTCCAGGTGGGTCCAAAAGTGAGGTTTGTGAGGTGGGTATGGGGGCTAGTCTTAGTGAGAAAGGTTCCAATTTCTATGAATCCTTATAGTAtagaaacggagggagtacatctgTGTTTCTTCGAAGCAGCATGGACAATTTCCTTGTGATCTCAATACATTTTCACGAAAAATTTCTAAAAGTTACGGAGTAGTACCATCCGTATTGGACATCTGAGATTACCATCACTACCATAAATAACTTCTTCAAAGAAGGCATGGTATAGGCCTATAGGAGCTTTAGATAACACAATACCCATAGATTAGATTAGTCCCAATTGCCAAGCCGCTGAAGGAATCACCAAATACCGGGCCCATTCCCGGATACTGACCGGGGCGGCGGGGCCTCCCTTCCCGGTACGTGACGTGGGGAGATTGCGAGTGCAAGGAGCGTTTGCTTTGGAGCCCGACAAGGCAAAGGGAGAGAAGGACACACagcagagcaaagcaaaccaGAGCCGGTTGCATTGCATACCcccgctcttcttcttcctcctcctgcgctTCCCTTCCTTGGCAGACCGCAGTCCAAATAAAAAGTCCCGTCCTCTTCCTCCGGAGTCCGCGCTTCAATCTCTCCCCCGCGCACGACCTCGGTTCTTGCAGTCTTGCAGAGCAAGTGCAGACTGCAGAGGTGCATAGTGGTGGAGGATTCGGTTGGATTCCTCCTGTCGGTTCGGTTTCTTGGGGGCTCTTCTTGGTTTGCCCGGGCGATTTGGTGCGCCGCGAAGAGAGGGGGAGAAGGGCCGtgtggagaggagaggagaggcgaGGACAGGGAGGGGGGCCATGGGCGGGCAGTGGGCGGAGGAGGGGATGCCGCCGTCCAACCTGCAGTGCTTCTTGGACTGCACCACCCCAACCGTGGAGACGCACATTctccccaaggtgaagcaatTGCTCCCCGTCACGTTCTCGCCTTTGATGTTCTCGCCGGTCTCCGTCTGCCGCCGTCATGGCCTGGTCCATCGGCGGCGTCTCGGGAGTTTCGGATTTGTCATTTACTCGTTTCTGTGCACCGCTTAGTGCGGTGGGGGAAAAGATGGGTGTTCTTTTACTCGTTACAGCTCGTCTTTTTTACTGATGCATCTTTCTGCGTTTTCTGATGGCAAATATCCATCTCAAATTGTTCGATGCTGTATTGCTAGTACTGCTTTTTCTTAATTACGAGGATGGTGCCACTCCATGTTTTACTAGCTGGGGAATTGTGATGCAGCTGTGGCGATTCCTGCCATCTCGAATTCGACTTCGTTATGCTAATTCCGCCTACTTCAACTGTTTTATTAATGCTCTTGGGTGATGGATCGGATTAGGGTCGCTAGCTACTGTACGCATATTAATCACCGTCCTCTCTGAAAGCGAGACGCTGTTCATTTTGATCCAGACGAATGGACGATTGTCGACCGATGCTTGGAACCATGCTGAGATGGACAGCATGGAGTACTTCAATCTTGCAGACCTCTGGGAGCAATACTATGAGTGGAGCGCATACGGGGCCGGAGTTGCGGTGCAGCTCCCAGAAGGGGAGAAAGTAGTTCAGTACTATGTTCCCTACCTATCAGGGATACAGCTATACACCAACAAGGTCCTGACTGCATCTAGGTATGAAAAGAAATCCTTACAAGTGCTGAAACTTTCGAGTTCAAGGTGATTTTGAGCTGTAGGCCAATCTAATTCTCTGTTTCATGTAGGAGTTTCGGTGAAGATAATGGCATGGATTTGTGGAGCGATGATGAGGACAATGAGAAGATGTCAAGATCCTGGAGTTCTACGTCTGACGAATCATTGCTCAACTGCGATTTATTAGGGGCCAATAGGAAGCGGCCAGGGCACTTGTACTTTGAGTTCTTTGAAGTAGGTTCACCTTATGGAAGGGCTCCGCTCATTGACAAGGTGAACTTCTATGGCCTAGCTGTGAGTTTATCTCTTCTGTTTTACGAATTGCAGTTCTTTCATGATCATTGCCCTTTCTAGGTTTATGAACTATCCCAGGGCTTTCCTGGGTTGACATCTCTGAAGAGTTCTGACCTTTCGCCTGTTAGCTGGATGGCAGTTGCCTGgtatgatcaaatttatatccaCTGCTTATGATATTTTGAAAGAATGAATAGTTGGCAGattattttttagataatgaaCAACAAAAAAATGACAGTCCTATTATCTAGGATTTTTATAAAACAGTGTCATGCTTGTCTGCTTTCCTCGTTGCAAATGATTTTCTAGATTGAAGCACTTGCACTTGCGCCAAACTCAATCTGTGCCTTAGCAGTTTGATGATAGAtttgagtgctacaacaatccTTTGTTTTTAGATAGTAGCTGTTGTTTCTAGGTCAGAAGTCGATTCTTGTTTGTTTTCGTTTTTCAGTGCTGAAAGTGGTCACTGTTGTCATTCATTTCTGCTACTTTAACTAGGTATCCTATCTACCACATTCCTTACCAACGTAACGTGAAGGACCTATCTGCTTGCTTCTTAACTTACCATACCATTTCCTCCTCGTTTCAAGGTATGTTTTGTTACATTTTGGAGAGTACTTTTTACCATTCCGATCAATTTTCATAGCAAAAGGATTTCATTACTTCAATAGGCTTCTATTCCAATGCTGCACGAACATTATTATTGATGATATTAATATCAATATAAAAAATCTTCATACCTTTGGGCCTTTAGTTTATTTTCCATAGTGTTATTTAGGATGTAGGTGTATGCATCTGATTCAAAGAACACTTGTATTGTGCCCGGAATAATATAGTGGCAGCTCTTTTCCTCTTACGCGGTATTCTTATAAACATATACTTGTCCAATACTTCTGTTCTATCGTGAATTAGCACTTATTCACATATCAAATGTTAGGGCTTAATGAATGCATATcattttctcaaagattcattTTTGTCATATCACATTATATGCATAACAACATTACTATCATGCACAAGAACAGAGTATCTATAATGTCTTAACTGTAGAAAAGAATTCCCTGAGCCATCGAATTATATTCTTATAATGTAGAGACTGGTTAATTGAGTGGTCTTTAGTTTTCAAGGAATGAATTGTATATTTGGAGAAGGTGCAACTGATGCTTCAGTTTCGTTTCTATATTTCGAAAGATGCATATCATATATTCAAATGATGTGCTTTTTATTGCATACCAGTCAGTATCCCACGCTATCTTAACATCAGTTGATGGCTTAGCTTACAAGAGTATGAGAGTTTCCTTCAAGGGTTTGCTTGGCTTACTATTTTGCATCTAAATCGTCAACTTTGGTTCCAAAAGTCTTCGTGTATGGTTAGGGAAACCACTTATTGGTTGGTGGCAGCAGCTCTTTGCGCAGTAAAGAGGAGGAAAACAACTGTATTGTCATGTGGCATGGCTTTATTGCTTATTCTTAGACATGAGGTTGCTTCTTAAAGACTAAAAATATGAATGTTATAACATGGAAGAAGACACATTTTTGTAGCAAGCTTGCTTGGATTGCAATATGTGCAAAAGCACCTAGGCACAACAGCTGTCCACTTcagaagaggaaaaaaaaggatttTAGAGTCCAAATCAAGCCAGATCTTTGAGCTTGATAGCGATTTGCATGTTAAGACTTTGACTTCTTGAGAAATATAAGATACTATATACTTAATCACAACTGCACCAGTGATGACCTCAGTACTGTTTTCGATCCACGGTAACCTGTATTATGTTTGTTGTCCACAGATCACGCACTTGAGACCATGATCAACAGTGGTTGCCATCCAATCGCCAATGGGAAACAAAATGGCCAAATGGATAAAAAGAGCAACACAGTATCACTCCCTCCATTTGGCCTTGCAGCACACAAGATACAAGGTTCTCTCTGGACCAACCCCATGGCTGGAGATTACAGAAAGATGGACTTCCTCTTTAGTGCGGCAGACTCGTGGCTGAAGCAGCTTGGTGTCCAGCACCATGACTTCAACTTCTTCATCACTCACCCCATGTGAAGCGCTGATCTGGAGTAGCTTGCAAAGAAGCACATGGATGCAAACTTGAAAATACTAAAATTACTTACACCACCAACAACGGTAGCAAAGGTTTACAATACAGTGCGCTGGTAAAATCCAGTCTAACATTGTCGGTACACTGTAGCAGgaatacccactcctactgcagcaagacaggactcgtgtagtcatccgtaactacgccataaggggtggagcagccgggccccacgggtcaggctcttacctcaccgggccaacagccccggacccgcttcccgctctgggacgggtccggtgacgccacgtgtccctgaggaggggaagctccgagccaaaagccgagggctcggaccccccataggggttcgggacctccccgcgtccgtccggacctcccacgcgcgtagaaccaatataccgccggggcggggtccgggggcgccacgtgtcccgcaggcgcgggaCACAGGCGCGAACTCGCCCACCCactgcattcaatgcgggtggttgagacgTGCTCTGTCACTGCGGCACGCGAGGCagtctttgtcaggcctcactatagaccgcatattaccgatgtacacagtgcagccgcatgcgccgcatccgcacaGAGCCCGTCTGTCGCATTAAacggatacgacggcacggcactttttcatcataccgcctacgtcGCAAgttacacggcccgttcagctacgccgcaggcaacgccgcaagctacactctGGCgctgtttcgacaagacagggcatggctatgccggacggaggattcccacgggtagagcaaggaaatccaggaatgagatctctgTCGCCTAcaatgccataatgtctgtacagtatgtcattttataatacatcgttgggcccacttgtcggggactcaacggccatgtacgcgactcccttgagatataaaagggggcgctcgctgcacacaccAGACGCTAGACTCTCTAGGACACAGACACGCCAAGACTCGCACAACACGAGCTCGGTTTCACGCCGAGCAACCCTGccctcaacctcttgagagcgcaagcgaTACAAcatacagtggacgtagggtattacgctccggcggcccgaaccactctaaatctgttgtgttcatcgcgttcttccaccgagattgagctaatcctagctaaccccccgagtactcaccctctgggtttagacgGGTGtattacgccacccggctgtgggtttgcacaccacaacAAACATTAATCGCAGGATAGGGTTCATACCGAACATGCCAGGACTCAAATGGTTTTCTGTTTCTTGTTCTTGGGCACAAGATGTAACTGATCTGTACCGAGGTTTTGCAACTAATCTGGTATGAATTGTAGTTGTTGCCTTGTGAAGTTTAGTGCCCTAGCTAGAGAATGTCAGACCAAGATGAAACTGCTTGAGCAGACTCCAGTTGGACCTGAATCTGTCGATGAAAAATTCATTCTCTTGTACAATCGGGCATCTGTATCTGCCTGTTTTAATTTTGATTTTGATTGCTGTATTATCAATTCGTTCTAGAAATAGCCTGAAACAGTAAGACAATTACATACCTTGCTGTAAGGCCTCCAGGCGACTCGGCGACGGAAACGGGAAGTACGTCTTCAGCAGCACGTGACTGAgggtgtgcgtgcgtgcgttgTAGGCGTGtgtggcccacctgtcagggtcgTTGTAGGCGTCTGTATGGGATATGCTGAACCTGAA from Panicum virgatum strain AP13 chromosome 9K, P.virgatum_v5, whole genome shotgun sequence encodes:
- the LOC120650657 gene encoding uncharacterized protein LOC120650657; amino-acid sequence: MGGQWAEEGMPPSNLQCFLDCTTPTVETHILPKTNGRLSTDAWNHAEMDSMEYFNLADLWEQYYEWSAYGAGVAVQLPEGEKVVQYYVPYLSGIQLYTNKVLTASRSFGEDNGMDLWSDDEDNEKMSRSWSSTSDESLLNCDLLGANRKRPGHLYFEFFEVGSPYGRAPLIDKVYELSQGFPGLTSLKSSDLSPVSWMAVAWYPIYHIPYQRNVKDLSACFLTYHTISSSFQDHALETMINSGCHPIANGKQNGQMDKKSNTVSLPPFGLAAHKIQGSLWTNPMAGDYRKMDFLFSAADSWLKQLGVQHHDFNFFITHPM